Below is a genomic region from Ursus arctos isolate Adak ecotype North America unplaced genomic scaffold, UrsArc2.0 scaffold_32, whole genome shotgun sequence.
ggtgagtgAAGCTTCACTAAGACCTCTGACAAGGACTGGTGGGTAACTCCCGATGGCGGAAGTAGAGAACAGACGAGCAGAGGCAGGGATGAGGGAAAAGGCATGTGGTAAGGGCCGGAATTAATATGGAGGTTGGGGTTGACCTGACAGAGCCATGGCCCCTTGTCAAGGGCTCTAGGACTCTTGTTATCAGCATCCATCAGGGTTTAAGAAGGGAGCTCTGGAGAGTTTaggtttattttaaagaaagatcacCCTAGGAAAAAGCTGGAGGGTGGTCTGGAGAGAAAAAGCCACAACACTTTCTTAGTCAACTGCATTAACCTGGTCTCCAGGATTCCACCCAATCCTTTCTGGCTACAATGGTCAGAGCACTATCTTAGAATATAAAATGTGACCACGAACTCCCCTTTATAACCTTCAGTGACCTCTCCAAGCTGCCAAATCCCTCACATGGCTTATGGGGCCCTGCTTGCTGTGGCCCCTGTCCACCTTTCCTGCCTGATCTCACGGTCCTCCCCTGCACCCTCTGGCCTTTCCATGCCTTGAGTGTGCAGAAGCGTCTGCCCTCAAAtcttctccctgcttcctcctctccctgcttcttcttcctttAGGCTTCAGCTTAGaggagactttattttattttgagagagagagagagcgtgagcgcaCGCATGTTGGTGGGGGGGGatggcagggggagagagagaatctcaagtaggctgtGCCCAGCTAGGAGCAGGAGGTGGAGAGCAGAACTCCAGCTGcccacactgagatcatgacctgagcctaaatcgaGAGTCccccacttaaccgactgagccacccaggtgcccctaggcttCAGCTTAAATGTGACCTCAAAGAAGTCTTAACCCACAGCTCTATGAAAAATAGGTGGCCCCATTATCTTCTACCACACATGGCAATCTGTGACTTATGTATTCGTCTATTCCAAGAGTCACAAACTTTTTTCCTAGAGTCAGGGGTAGATACTTCAGGTAGGTCTCCAGATCtcgtagtgtgaaagcagccacagacaatactaAAAGAGACGAGCATGACTGTGTTCAGATAGAACTTTACAAACACTGAAAATTGGATTTCATAAATTTTCACTTGTGACAAGATACgcttgtttaaaaaattcttcccattttttttaaaagattttatttatttatttgacagagatagagacagccagcaagagagggaacacaagcagggggagtgggagaggaagaagcaggctcatagcagaggagcctgacgtggggctcgatcccggaacgccaggatcacgccctgagccgaaggcagacgcttaaccgctgtgccacctaggcgcccccctccccatctatttaaaaatgtagaaacatgTATAGCTGCCAGGTTGTCCAAGGGCAcgcgggtgggggcagggtggcccGTAGTTTACGGAGGGTTACTATTCGCGGAGCCCGGCGCTTCGGCCCAGGCCGGTTTCCCCAGCACCCGGCACCGACCGCGTGGGGGCGCTGCAGCGCACTCACTCAAGGAACCGCACCTCCCACCGCCCCCGACGCTGACTGACAGCTGGGGGCGGGGTCTGCGAGCGCCCaggcgcgggggcgggggccggAGGGGCGGGACCGTGGGGAAGGGGGCGGGCTGAACGCAGGCTTCCGGCGGGTGAGCGCGCGAGCAAGATGGCTACTACCAAGCGTGTGCTGTACGTGGGTGAGCAGGCGCGGAGCTAGGCGGAATCGGGGTTTACCCGCCCGGAGTGGGGCTCGGCGTGGGGCAGGAACGCGTCCACGGTCGCGGAGGGTGGCGAACCTTTGTCTAGGCCGGATCGCTGGCGGTATTGCTTTGCTTCGGGGAGTTAGCTCCAGACGTAGCTGTCTTTCCGGCCACCTTCCAAGCCGGCTGAGCTCTAACGGGAACCCCTTCACCTGCTGGGCCGGAAGAATTGGTAGAGGAATATTATGAGGCTCCAGATCCTCACTGCAGCGATGGCTCAGCCCTCgcccctgcctgccctccttTAGGGAGTTCCCAGACTAACCCGGTAGAAGTGAAAATAACCTCCGTAGCGAAGTTTGATGAGCGCTTTGTAGCCAAAGTAGGGGCAATTGTGTTTACTGAAGGGGAGCAGCAAGAGCAAAAACCCGAAGGTGTGAAATAGCCTTATACATGGAGCAAAGGGGTCATCTTCCGGGAAACCCAGAGAACTgaggaagcaaagaaaagagGGTGAAGAGATTGGCAGGGCCCAGGTTATAAAGAGCCTTGTGTACGCTGCTAAGGAGTTTGTACTTTATCCTGAGGACAGTGGGAAATCTTTGAAGGCGTTTAAGCAGGGAAGTGATGGGTTAAAATATGCATGTTCCCAGGATCGCTCTAGTTAGCtgtgtggaggagagggaggccagTTAAGCGATTGCAGTAATCCTGGCGCTAGGACGAGCGTCTGCAAGAAGGGTGAAGAGGTGTGTTTCATAAGTACGGGTTAGGGAGCAAATGAGAAACGTGCTTATGTACCCAAAGGACTGGATGGAACAACTCCTCTCCTTAGCTATCACATGCTAACTGGGCTTCAAGGACTTCTCAAGAGAATGGAGGACAGTGGCTCAGAAGGCGCTTGGCATCTTTGCAGGGGGGCTGGCAGAGGAGGTGGATGACAAAGTTCTTCATGCTGCCTTTATCCCTTTTGGAGACATCACAGATATTCAGATTCCTCTGGATTATGAAACAGGTGAGTCCTTTTCATAGCATGTTCAGAATCCTAAGAGGAAGAGAACttgaaaaaattctaaatatgcCTTCTAAATATGGTTGGTATGTAGGAAAGTTCAAGAGGGTTCTTCATTAGGGCAGCAGAACAGTAATCTTGATGCAGAAGGAATGTTCTGAGGCTTGTGGTTATAAGCTATGACATAACTTTGCAGAGGGTCCCATCTGTTGAATGTGAGATAACAAATTTTCAATAGCCCAGTAGGAAGATAGGTTTTGAGCTACATGGAAATCTGACTGTTGTTTCAAACCACCTGCTGGGtaccctccccctcctttcttggCAGCTGTAATGTTAATCAGGGCAGCAGGGAAGCTCAGCCCCAGCCAAGGGGCTTTGGCCTCTGCTCTCCTGGAGGAGATTTCCTTCAATTGGTATCACAGATACAGTGCAGTTTTTCTGTCTTGCctttgttgtcttctttttttttttttttttttaagatttgtttattttagagaaagtgctgagtggggggagggtcagagggagagaatctcaagcagcctccctgctgagcaaggagccccactcagggcctgatctcacaacccatgggatcaagacctgagccaaaatcataaGTTGGgcttttaaccgactgagccacccagataccccagtTAGTTGTCATTTTTAAGATTGGAGTTTTAGGCCTAAATCTGTCATCAACCCTACCTGATTATTAGCAAGGGCCTGGGCTCTTTATCTGTAAAAAACAATACAGGCGTACTTTAGAGATATTGCAAGGTTTGGTTCCAGATCACCACAACCAAACCAGTGTCTCAATAAAACGAGGCAAATgaaatttttggtttcccagtgcaaaTAAGTTATGGTAACTATATTGCAGTCTATTAGGTGTGCAATAGGATtatgtcaaaaaaaaataatgtaccactttaatttaaaaatgttttaggggcacctgggtggctcagtcagttaagcatctgccttcggctcagcagggagtctgcttctccttctccctgtgcccctcccccgcttgtacgcacactctctcaaataagatctttttaaaaatgctttattactaaaaaatgctaactCTCATATGAGCTGTCAGCAAGTTGTAAACGCTAAtaacagatcaccataacaaatataatagtaacgaaaaagtttgaaatactgtgagaattaccaaaatgtgacagaagaCATAAAGTGAGTCAGTCTGGTGCCAGCTGAATTGCCCGATGCAGGGGTCCCTTCACTTTGTAAAAAACTGTGAGATCTATGAGGTGCAACAAAGCAAAGCGCAGTAAAACGAGGCACGCCTGTAAGGTTACGTTGGCTCTCTAAAGGTAGTTGGTTTCATTAAATTAACACTGTTGTGCTTGGCCTTTCTAGTTAGATCAGCATTTTTCTGAGGATAAGGAGTGAGCATCCTAATCCAGGTTTTAGGATTCATGCTTTATGCACAGTTGATGCTCAAAATGTGGGCTCAATAattgagaagttaaataacttcaTGTTTCTACTTGCCCTGTATGCAGAGGTTAAGGTTTTGATTTGGCTATGGTAGAACTGACTGCCTGAAGGGTTAAAAGTATAGTTCATCATTTAGCCATGTTTTCTAAAAGACAAAAGTTCAGTATTGCCTGAAACGTTGTTTAAACTGGGAAGACTCGAAGTAGGAGATTCCTTCTTCCAGAATAGTGATTGGGTAGAATTTCTAGTGTCAGGATACAGCACGTGATTGATTTTCCTTGTGAGCATGTTTATTCCCATTGCACCCCCATGGTAAttacttggttttgttttcccttttttcagAAAAGCACCGAGGATTTGCTTTTGTTGAATTTGAGTTGGCAGAGGTGAGAAAATTCTGTGTTAcctgtctttggcttattttAGTTGTTGTTACTGGTTACAAAGGCAGCTGGTCTCCCGTTTGGTTAGGTTTCTAGGCCTCTTGCTGATGCttccatagagacaggaagtgcTGCTTGATGGAAAGCTTCCCACAGTTCATCAGATTGTAGACTGTTAACAGCACAGCCGTGCCCCTCTTGCTCCGCGAGCTCCTGCAGCTCTGCTCCCCTTCTGGCGCGTTCTGGCCCGGCCGCGTTGGTGGGTATTTCTTAGGCCTTCCCCTAGATGGCAGACTGCTGCACCGCCAGCTCCAAACTCAGCCAGGAAGCGCGCTTTGTTAGACACACATGCAACCTAGGCTGGAGGTATAGATGTGACTTTCccgttttgttttactttgtttttctgttgctgAGTGTGTGTTCAGACGCCACGGAAGCTAAACCTGACCTTGTCTTTTCTCGGCAGGATGCCGCAGCAGCTATTGACAACATGGTATGGCCGAGAATCTTCACGCTGGCTGAAGTTGCTTTTGGGTGGCACAGAGGGTCCTTGTGCATCTGTTGGTTTGCCGAACTGCCAGAGTGACAGGGTTGCACGGGGAAGCAACAGCCGTCATCGTGTGAAAAGATTCACTGTGAATTGATCACTTATACGATTGGTCCTTACTCAAGCGTCCTCCCCCGGTTCACAGTGATATACATTCGAGTCCTTGTTATTGGCCAGTCTCTCACCGGCTGCCCCATGTCTAGGATAAACAGTTGCAAACACTGTGTTGCACCGTGAAATTGCCTATTTTGCAGAAGAGGCAGAATTTCATGAAGCTTCAGACCAATTACAAGTGAGGAGAGATTCCAGTAAGGATCATGGCAGGGTGTGCTACTGACGCCAGTGCTCTGAATATCCCGGAGAGTCTTTGGGAGTAATGAGGAAACGCGGGGCGTTTGTGCCCTCTTTGAGGTCTTTGTGATTTTCACATCGGATAGGAAGTGCAGTGGTGTCCTGCCATAGTGTTGATAGAATTTCGTTGGAGAAAACACTGCAAATTAACCGGCACCCGTTACATCTGTGCTCTACAAATTAGTACGTAGTTAAATCTGAATGTATACCAAattaatttcccttctttttagtTTCATCACAATAAAGTCccagtcctttttattttttccttcacattttacTGTGAAATTTTCTTCACTGCTCTGCATGGATTTCTGTGAAGTGACTATTCCTGGTACCAGTTATCTTTGGATGATAAAATTCTTTATTCCTGTTCTGTTACCCATTCACCAAACATATTCCTCAGTCCTCAGACATCGTTTCTCACCATTTCAAAGCGGATCTTGCCTTTTGAAGGTGAACTCAAGTACTTGGAAGCTACTTGTATCCGTGTAAGCCCAGGGCACTCTGGACCTGGAGTCCCTTTCAGGAGCACAGGTCTTTGCTAGTATGAAAGAAAGGAGGTGTGTGGTGGGGGAATTGCCTGCGACCCCGGGGCTGCTGTGCGGCGGGCACAGAGCGTCTGTTAGGGGCTCACGGATTAAGGGAGAATAAATCATGAGCGTGTCTCGGGTGTATCAGAACAAATGCAAAACTGTCTGACTCCCTTAACCTGACAGATTGAAAGCAGCTAGGTTTTCAATCTTTTCAGAATGAATCTGAGCTCTTTGGACGGACAATTCGTGTGAATTTGGCAAAACCaatgaggattaaggagggctCGTCCAGACCAGGTGAGTGGGGGCAACCACGGATTCCCCGTCACGCCCTCCAGTGTGGCCTTAGTTGCATTTTTATCCCTATTTACTTGGAAGCAGGTGCTGAGCGCCGCTCTGGGTGCCTGGGAGTAGGGGATGGCTCGTGTTGGCAGAGGGCATGAGCCACCTTTGTGAGAAATAAGAAAGTTTGAGCTTCTCAGAGTAATTGTTTGCATTATGAGAGAGACCCTGCctgatctcttctctttcccagttTCCTCAGCACTTCGTTCCCGAGATGTTCCCATCAGGGGCTCGAACTGGCAAGGCTACTCCTTCCATCTTGGCAGAACTTAGCCTTGTGAAGAGCGGGACTTCAGGGCTGACATTCCCAGTGGAAACTTTATACTTGGGAGTTCCCTCAGACGAAGCCTCTGGCTGAGAGGGCCACTGAGTATGCTCCACTTCGCTGACCAAAGCAGCTAGTGAGCAGTTGGCCGACAGCTTGAATTTCTTAACATGtgttccattcttttcctttcagtgtgGTCAGATGATGACTGGTTGAAGAAGTTTTCTGGGAAGACTCTTGAAGAGAATAAGGAGGAAGAAGGGTCGGAGCCCCCCAAAGTAGAAACCCAGGAGGTGAGATCGAAGGCATGTCCTTCCCCGGGCGGGGCTGGCACTTTCCACAGGAGACTgggttttatttaagtttttgtgGAAACTTGCAAATATGTatacaaaagcagaaagaatgaaaaacgAAGTCTTAGTTTTGTGGTAAAGGTGGTAttgagtgagtgaaagagagaagctCTAGGTCTCTCACCTGTGTGCTCTGTGTAACGAGCGGCTCTGTTCCTGCCCAGTCCTGCCCAGTCCCGCCCAGTCCCGGGTTGGGGTTGCCTGAGGTGAGGAAGGCCAGTGAGTGTTCCTGTTCACCCCTCCTGCCCAGCACCTCCTTCACTGAAGCACTTTGCACAGGCTCACGGTCTCCTTGTCCCTGCCCCGATGCAGGGGACGCAGGCCGGGGTGCTGGCACCTTCCCTCAGTCTACACGCAGGTTCGAGGCTCTCCCTCCCCAGAGCAGCCTGCCGGCACTCTCTCCTGACTCTGGGCATCCTTCTCTGGCTGGCTCCTTGGGCTTCTGTGAGCATTGttctctggatttctttcttGGCTCAGGGCGTCACTTTCCCTTCTCCTCGTGGCCGAAACAGTAGCAGTCATGGATTCTTGGCAGCCTCTCCTGTGCTGTCGCCTTTCCTGGCCTCTGTTCCTAGTGTCAGGCTGCAGACTTTTCGGGCTCACGTGTCCCAGGCAGCTTCGAGTTGCCCGGCATGGGTGCCCTCCTCTCTTTCAGCTTGTTCTCCATCTAGTTGATTTGCCACCACCCATCCGCACCCCCCGACCCACGCCAGAAGTTCGGTCGCAAAGCAGAGCACACACATGGCCTTCACAGTCAGACAGCCCCTCTTTAACACGGAGCCGCCACGTCTCGGATGCTGCTAAGTTTTCCTCTCACACCTTCCTGAGTCCCCCTCCCCCGTTTGTCCCACTGCCCCCAGCAGCCTCTCCTCCTGCACATACTTGCCGAGCCTGCAAACTGGTCTCCAGTGCAGTGCTCTCTAGTCCCTTCATCAGGACTGCGGGATGATCTGTTTGCAGACTGATCCTGACTCCTGCTAACCTTTCAGTGGCTCCCGTCGCCCATCCGAGGGATACGTTAAGGGATGCTCCCTAGCTCCTGTCCCCCCAGCTTGCCATCTCATTCCACCCTCTGGAAACCCAGTCTGTTTCCCTGCACGTCCTTGCTTGTGTGCAGACTGCGTAAGTGTTTATTACCTGTTCCCTTTCTGGGCAGGGGTTCTGTGAGGTTAGGGGCCTTGTATTCGGCATCTTATTAATTAAAAAGTGAGGTGGAGGAATGCAGTTAGGAGCATGGgcttggggctggggtgggatgaTTTAGGCTTGAATTCCAGCTTCACCACTTACCGCCCTCTTGGTTTGGACAAGTGACTGCACTTCACTGTACCTCCGTTTCCCCACCTATAAGATGGGGATAAACAGCGGTACGGCTTGATCGTCAGGGTGGTTGTAAAGAGTTGATGAGCTAACACAGGTGAAGATTGAGAATAGCCCCCTGCCCGCGGCAAGTGCCCCGTGCGTGTTTGCTGCTGCCGTTGCTGGCGGTAGACAATAGCAAGCCTGCCCTCGGCACCGGACCTCAGCACACGTCGGATAAGCTGAACCCCAAACCAGTTATGAACATTTGACTTTTCTCTTTGGAACGCGTGATGCCTGCAAATGTCTCCTTATCCTCTTCTTAGCCTTCTCTCCTTGGGGTAGAAAGCagggtccctccctcccccactgtcttCTGAGTGCACCAGAGGGCTGCCCTCCTGGCTTCCATTGTCGCCAGCCTGGGGGTCCGCGGGGCCGAGCGTAGAAGGAGGAGGTGCTGTCTGACTGGAGTGAGATGGGTTTGTGGGTGTGGAGAGCCGCGCACTGCGGGCAGGGAGGTGTGGGTCTGTGACCGCGGGCCAGGGTGCAGCGAGCTGGCGCGTCTGAGGGTGAGTGGGACGAGGTCCCGAGCCTGCGGGGCGGGGCTGAGGTAGCCGGTGCTCGGGGGTCCCGTCCCTGGGGGTCCGGCTGGCCCCTGCGTTCTGCCGCCCCTTCCGTGGCCCAGGGCCTTCCCGGGCGGCCCCTTGCTGCAGCTCCCGCACATGGGCTCCCGGCGTGTGTGCAGAGTACTCACTCTctgcttggggagccggagtgctCGCCGACCTCACGATCTCTCCCGCGCCAGGGCGAGCCCGCGGCAAAGAAGGCCCGGTCCAATCCTCAAGTGTACATGGACATCAAGATCGGCAACAAGCCGGCCGGCCGCATCCAGATGCTGCTGCGTTCCGACGTTGTTCCCATGACAGCAGGTGAGCGGGACGCCGGGCCGGACGCCGGGGGCTGAGCAGTGGGCCTTCCCAAGGTGCTCACTGCCTCCGTCCTTGTGCCCTTGACACTGTTGCTGACCTCAGTTGACTTGAGGTATCTCAGATCCTGGGGTCTAGTAACAGATGAATGCGACCAGGCACTTTTGAAGCTCTACAGGTGCcgctttactattttttttcttaaatacaagGAAAC
It encodes:
- the PPIE gene encoding peptidyl-prolyl cis-trans isomerase E isoform X2 → MATTKRVLYVGGLAEEVDDKVLHAAFIPFGDITDIQIPLDYETEKHRGFAFVEFELAEDAAAAIDNMNESELFGRTIRVNLAKPMRIKEGSSRPVWSDDDWLKKFSGKTLEENKEEEGSEPPKVETQEGEPAAKKARSNPQVYMDIKIGNKPAGRIQMLLRSDVVPMTAENFRCLCTHEKGFGFKGSSFHRIIPQFMCQGGDFTNHNGTGGKSIYGKKFDDENFILKHTGPGLLSMANSGPNTNGSQFFLTCDKTDWLDGKHVVFGEVTEGLDVLRQIEAQGSKDGKPKQKVIIADCGEYV
- the PPIE gene encoding peptidyl-prolyl cis-trans isomerase E isoform X1, producing MTKFFMLPLSLLETSQIFRFLWIMKQKSTEDLLLLNLSWQRMPQQLLTTWYGRESSRWLKLLLGGTEGPCASVGLPNCQSDRVARGSNSRHRVKRFTNESELFGRTIRVNLAKPMRIKEGSSRPVWSDDDWLKKFSGKTLEENKEEEGSEPPKVETQEGEPAAKKARSNPQVYMDIKIGNKPAGRIQMLLRSDVVPMTAENFRCLCTHEKGFGFKGSSFHRIIPQFMCQGGDFTNHNGTGGKSIYGKKFDDENFILKHTGPGLLSMANSGPNTNGSQFFLTCDKTDWLDGKHVVFGEVTEGLDVLRQIEAQGSKDGKPKQKVIIADCGEYV